CCATAACCAAAATAGGCTCATCCCATTTTCCATATGGGTCTTTGGTTTTTACCATATAAATTCCAAAATCGGGGTCTCCCCAATAAATGTAAATTTCGCCTTTGTGGTAACGTATGGCCGGTGCCCAAACACCATTACCGTGTTGTGGAACGCTAAAGTGCTCTTCGGGAACTTGGGTTTCCAGAGCATGGTTTATCAGTTTCCAATTTACCATATCTTTTGAATGCAGGATAGGTAAGCCTGGAGCGACGTTAAAGCTAGAAGCTGTCATGTAATAATCGTCACCAACACGAACCACGTCGGGGTCGGAATAATCGGAGTAAATAATTGGATTGTTGTATGTGCCATCACCATTATCAGCTACCCATACGTCTGACACATAAGGTTTCTCGTTTTGAGCAAATAGAATGGCGGTGAAGAATAATGAAAGTATTAATAATTTTAGTCTCATTGACATTAGTTGTTTTGGGGCATTTTATTTGTTTAGCTCTAAGCTAGCCATTATAAAAGGCCCAGTACCTTTAGGGTCATTTGATCTAATGGTTTCTCCTATGTAGTATTCAAAAGACCCATCTCTATAAGGGTTTCCACCCAATCCGGCAACCGCGCAACATTGATTTAGGTTAACCACGCCGTTTTCTTCAACAGTAATTAGGTCGTCTAATAAAGCTTGGTAGGCTTTTTTAGCCACGTCCAAATATTTTTCAGGTAAATATCCCTTACGCACACCTTTGGCAAAAGTATAAGTGAACATAGACGTTCCTGTAGCTTCAAGGTAATTGCCTTCACGGTCACCTTGATCCAAAACTTGCCACCATAAGCCTGATTCGTCTTGAACTTTAGTTACAGCTTCGGCATATTGATTTAAGTATTTTATAATACGTTCTCTACCGGGGTGGTCTTCTGGTAAAAAGTCTAATACATCGACCATAGCCATACCGTACCAGCCCATACCGCGTGACCAGAAATGTTGTGAGTTTCCAGTTTCATTATCTGCCCATTTTTGCTCACGGCTTTCATCCCAACCATGATATAATAAGCCGGATTTTTCATCCCGACTATGCTTTTGAATTAAATCGAATTGTAATACAGCATGGTTGTAGATGTCTTGTTTTTCCTCTTCGTCATCAACGTATTCTTTAGCATATCTAACATGGAATGGTTCGGCCATGTAAAGCCCATCAAGCCACATTTGGTGCGGATATCTTTTTTTGTGCCAGTAGCCACCTTCAGACGTTGATGGTTGCGATTGCAACTGCTTGTCTAAGGTGTGCATAGCGGTTAAAAAACGTTCTTCTTTGGTGATAGGGTAGAGAAACAAAAGAACATCACCAGACTTTATCATATCTAGATTTTGTTTTTCTAACGAGTAGGTGTCTATTGTACCCGTACTATCGATTAGAGTATCTGCATAATCGTAGATGTAATCGTAATATTTTTTGTTATTTGTTGCTTCATAAACACGAGAACATGCACTTAACACTAAACCAGGCGTGTAAGTCCAACGTGGTTTTGTTGAAAAATCCAGTTTTGTAGCTTCTGGAAAACGATGAATTTCTGAAAGCATCATGCGTTCAGACCATTTCAAATCTTCGGGAACGACTTTTTCTACAGTAGCGGTTTCTTCTTGTACGTTTTCTTTTTTAGTGTCTTTACAAGACGTAAACAAGCCAACGGCCAGTGCAAACAGTGCAATATATATAGTTGCTTTTTTCATTTTCATAGGTTTTTATTGTATTGCGTTTGTGGTGTTTAATGATTCTAATTTTTTATCAAGGTCAGCGATAAAGGCCTCTTCGGTCTTAATACCATTAGGTTCTTGCTCCCAAGCGCCTAAAAAGTAGTAAGATATGGTGCTTGTAGTGGGTTTAAAAATAACCAAATGGTCGTATTGTCCATCTTTTTGTTCGGCAACATCGTCTAATTTGTAGAATAAAGCCATACCTAAATTATCAGGTGGACTAGCCAAAGTTTGCACACCATAAGTAGCAATGTACGCCCATTTTTCACCCTCTTTTTTATGAAAAGCTACCCCATGGTTTACAATACCGGTGCAAAGTCCGGTAATTTCCTTTGAAGGCGTTAATTCAGCTATTGTATGGCGTCCCTCAGGAAAGATAGTTAGTTTTGAATCTAAGTCGATACTTTCTCCTCCAGTTTCCCAGCCTTTGTAATTGATATGTACTGAAGAGCTGTATTCTGAATTTTCAACTTTAGCGAAGGTATTTTCAACCTTTTGAAAATGCACAATGGTATCGGCAACAATGCGTCCGTAGCTACCAATGCCCATTGATTTCCCGGCTTTTAAAATATCCTGACCCCAAGGAGAGGGCTCATGATATGAGTCGAACCCGTCTTGACCAACAAAAGGCAAAACAATAGAATCTACTTTTTTACCAAAAATATCGATAGCATTTCGCCAATCTAAATAGAGGCGGTAGCCAATTTTACTGTTTTCCCAGCCGGGTCCCTCATAACGGATAAACCATGAATGGTCGGTATGCTCGGCAGGTACTTGAAGCGATTCTACATTTTTAAAAGACGTTCCACCATCATATTCCTTATGACCTCTAGGGCCGTCAACCCATGTGCCACCTTGGGCAATGGAAATTTCTGCGTAGGTTTTTTGCGGTACCACTTCTTCTGAAACAGCTTTATTTTCAACAGTTTCGGTATTTGATTTTTTGTCTTTACAGGCAATAAGGCCTAAACAGGCCAATGATAAAATTGCTAACTTTTTCATAATAATTTTATTGTTCTTTTCCGTTGATGGTTGTGTTTTTAAATACGATTGGTTCAGAATACTCAACTGATAAAGGTGTTTTAGCATTTTTAATATGAACATTGGTTAAAGATACATTTTGAATAACGGCTTCTTCTCGCCCTTTAATTAAAATACCGTATTTACCACTGTTTTCAACTGTTATATCCTCTAGGTGTACGTTGTTTATTTTAGGGATAAAGCCACCTTCTTGATTGGCATAAATACCATAGTGAAGATTTATTTTGAGAGCAGCTTCCTTTACTTGTCCCACTTGAATGTTTTTTACGTACAAGTTTTCAACAAAACCACCTCTTAAAGTGTTTGTTTTAATACGGATAGCGCGATCTAAATTTGGGCTGTCCATTTTACAGTTACGTGCAAAAACATTTCTAACGCCGGCTGAAATTTCGCTACCTAAAACCACGCCACCGTGACCATCTTTCATATCGCAATTTTCAACTACAATATTTTCACTAGGAATATTTACACGTCTGCCGTCCTCATTACGTCCTGCTTTAATGGCAATACAGTCATCACCCGTATCGAAAGTACAATTAGTAATGTGCACGTTTTTACAATATTCTGGGTCGCAACCATCGTTGTTTGGCCCATGGCTACTTACGGTTACACCGTCAACTCTTACATAGTTACATTTTAATGGGTGAATAACCCAAAATGGTGCATTAGTAAAAGTAACACCTTCTAACAATACATTTTCGCATTCAAAGGGTTCAAAAAAGGTAGGACGTATGTGGTGACCTTCACCAAATACACGCTCAGAAACAGGTACTTGTGCTTCGTTCATTTTTCTTAAAGTGGGCAGGTTTATAGAATCGTGTTGTTTAGGAGCACCTTCAACCCATCCATAAGAGTCTTTGCCGCACCAAGGCCACCAGTTGGTGTTGCTGGCTTGGCCATTTAATGTACCTTTTCCGGTTACGGCTATATTTTTCTGTTTATACGCTCTAATAAGCGGCGAGTAGTTCATTAATTCAACACCCTCGTATGACGTGTGCACAACAGGAAGATAATCTTTGTGATTTGTTGAAAATAACACATTGGCACCTTCTTCTAAATGAAGGTTTACATTACTTTTTAAAACAATAGGCCCAGTTAGGAAATCACCAGCAGGAATAACTACTTTTCCTCCACCTGAATTACTACAAGAATCGATAGCAGCCGCTATAGCTTTCGTATTTAATGTTTCACCATCGGCAACGGCACCAAAATCTAAAATAGAGTAGGTGGCATCCTTAAATTCTGGAATTTTAATGGAATTGATAATAGCTTCCGCTTCATCAAAGGGATCAGGTTCGGCAACTTGTTTTTCTTTGTCTTTGCAAGCTACTTGGGTTGTTAAAATTATTCCGAGGAATAGGGAGGGAAGTAATCCTTTAAAAAATGATAATTTCATGAGTTTTTGTTTAATTGTAATCGATTGACTAAAATACTAAAGTTGTGGTTGTTGGCATAATTTAAAGAAACAATATTTTAAACTTTTAGTTGGTATTACTCCTAAAAACGAATGCCTGTGCAATTATAATTCTGGTATCCAGTTATCTGTACCACCCAGAACATTTTTTTTGCTATAATGTTCAAGGTCTTTTTCCGATATTTTTTTCGACCATTTTACACGTTTATTTGAGGCTCCAGGGCCTGAAGAATTATATTCGCCATAAAATGTGGTTTTTTCGGCATGAGATTTACCCCAATTGTGCCACCCTTCGGGTTTTATATGTTTATCCATATAACAATCTATAAACACGGTTTGTGCATAATCGCGCCATGGGCGCCCTAAGTAGAACGTGGCTTCGTTTGCGTTTCCTGTTATTTTGCAACCTTTAAAAACAAAACCATATTTGGTGTTTTTATCGGTTGAGGCAGCCGTAACATAACCATTGCTTTTGCAGTAGATTTCACAGTTTTCGAAATACCCTGTGGACCACCCGAAGATAAAATCGACTGTGCCTTCAATATAACAATCTTTATAATATTGGCGGCTGTTATTTCCGTGGAGGTAAAGGGTGTCTTGAAAACCTAAAAACCTACAGTTTTCGAATATCACTTTATCGCCATCAACCCTAACAGCCACGGCTTGGCCAATGGGACCCGCGCTGTTCTCAAATGTGATATTTTTTGCTTTGAAGTTATTGCCAAAAACAAAAAAGGATGAGGAGCCCGTAGTTCCCATTTCTTCACCAAAAGCGTTTTGTTTTTTGGCATAGTCGTCGTTTGTTAAAATGGTTTTGTTTTTGTCTTCTCCCACAAATGTCACATTAATTTTTGATGAAGGAAGCACTAATTTTTCTTTGTAGATACCATTTTTAATAAAAATTTTGGTTTCAGTTTTTCTGAAATCCGGTACAGCATCAATAGCCTCCTGCACAGTTTTAAAATCGCCGCTTCCATTAGCATTAACTACAAAATGAAAATCTTCGTCATTTATTTTGGTCAATTTTGGAGTTCTGTCGATTAATGAATTTGCATAGACTTCAATATTCGAATAATTTTGGTCAATGGTATTGAGGTCGCTATCTTTCACGTTGGGGTTTAAACCGTTCTTGTTTTCCCAATAATCGGGAATGCCATCTTCGTCTGAATCGGGTTTGCCCATTTCATGTTTTAATTTCGGCCATCCGCCAACGTCTTTCTGCGAATCGATTATACCGTTTTTAAAACTCACTTTACCACTTTTAGTGTTTTGAACTATCCTTGTGTCTACAACGTCTCGATAAATATTAGCTCCGGCATTTTCTAAAACAGACTGAAGAGCTTGCGAAGCGGTAGTTGTTTTAACATTGTTGTCGATGTCAATTTCCGAGTTTAGTTTAGTTTCTTCAAGGTTATCGCATTGTACTCCACCAGCCCAATTGTTTTGGCTGATGCTCTCAAAACCTTCAACATGGTTGCCATTCACATAAAACTTTCCGTAAGGTTTGGAAGGACTCACAATGCGGTCTAGTTTAGAAGAAGTTGTTGCTGGACCCGATTTAAAATAATTGTTTACTATATTATAAGAACCCTTTTCGCCGCCGTAAATACTGTTTTCGCCCCAGTTGTAAATGACGTTGTTTCTAAAATCTACAAATTCGTTTTCTGAATTTTCGGTGGTTTTAGATCCACTAAATCTCGGATTTCTGCTGTTGTTCGAGGCCATTAAATTATGATGAAATGACACATTAACCCCTCCCCAAATACCGCCGTAGCCATGCGCTCCTTTTTTGTGAACCGAGCGGTTTAATGCTTCGGAAATGATGCTCCACTGAAGGGTGAAATTTTTGTTATTGTAAAACGAAGCATTTTCGTCCGTGGCCCAACTTACCGAGCAGTGGTCGATAATTACGTTTTTGGCATCTCGGCACCCCAGTGCATCGCCCTGAACTTCGTTAACATCCCCCATTCTAAATCTTAAATAGCGCACAATAACGTTATTGGCTTTTATGGTAAACGGGTAACCTTTTAGGGTAATGCCTTCACCGGGTGCCGTTTGCCCCAAAATGGTTAAATTGCCTTTGCCGGGGTTGACATCTAAATCTGATTTCAGCTCAATAATGCCCGAAACGGCAAAGACAATAATTCTGGGTTCTTTTTTTACAATTCCTTTTCTTAAGCTTCCTTCACCATCGTCATTAAGGTTGGTAACGGTATATACTATTCCGTCTCTGCCTCCTGAGGTATATTTACCAAAACCTTCAGCCGTTGGGAAGGCCAAATCTTGGGCATGGCTTGAAAATGAAATTATTGAAAATAGGACGATTAAAAAGAACGCTTGTTTTAACATATGTTATTTATTTTGATTTTCTGTAATTGAAGTCACCAAACTGTTGATATAAACCTCAATGTTTTCGTAACCAGTACTAAGGTCATGGCCATTAGGGTTGTTTTCTTCAACTTTCAGTTTCATCTCGACTTTCCAGTCATCTGGCATACCATCACCAGAAGTGTCGGTAGGAGGGGTTTCAGATTTTAGTTCTGGCCAACCACCAACATCGTTTTGTGTGTCGATGATACCTTTTGTACTTCCGTTAGAACCTTCGTAAGTGTATGACCCATTTTTTACTTCATCTGCTATTCTGGTATCGATAGCATCTCGTTTGTATGAAGCTCCTCCGTAAGCAAGAACTCTGTTGTAAGCATCAACCGCGGTATGTGTAGTGACGTTGTTGTTTATGTTGTGTGGTTCAGAAAGTTTCATGGTTGCTTTATCTTCTTCAGAAACTGTGCCATAGCTATGATGAAATTGATTGTAAACACCATAGGTCCAGTTGTCGTTGGTAACTTGTGTACTGCCTTCGACATGGTTACCATCAATGTAGAATTTCCCCCAAATATCGTAAACCTCGGTTCCTTCAACTTTATTTTTGTCAATAGACATGATACGTGTGTCTTTGGTTGTAACTGGTCCGGGTTTGTAGTAGCAGTTTACAATATTAACGTTCATAGCTTCGCCACCGTAGGCACTGTTGCCTTGCCAGTTGTAGATAACGTTATTTCGTAAATCGACCAAATCGGTTAGAGCAAATGCAGAACCAGCTGCTTCTCCTAATCGTGGATTTCTACTATCGTGGTGTGCTAACAAGTTATGATGAAATGATGCTTTTCTTCCTCCCCAAATACCACCATAACCATGCGAGCCTTTATCGTGAACCGAGTTGCGTAAACTTTCGGTTATAAAACACCATTGCAACGTGGTATTTTCATTGTTATAGATGGAAACTGTTTCATCGGTAGACCAACTCATCGAGCAGTGGTCGATAATAATATTTTTATGAAAACGGCTGCCTAAGGCATCGCCTTCTTGTTGAGCCTCATCACCCATTCTAAATCTTAGGTAGCGGATAATAACATTATCGGCATTTATAGTAACGGGGTAATTTTTAAGGCAAATGCCATCACCGGGAGCAGTTTGTCCAGCAATAGTTACATTGCCATTGTTTATTTTTAATTCTGAAAGCAGTCGGATTGTCCCAGAAACTTTAAATAGGATATAACGGGCTCCGGGAGTGTTTACAGCTTCTCTTAAACTACCTTTGCCGTAATCCTCAAGTGTAGTTACAAAAAGAACTTTTCCACCGCGGCCACCGGTTGTATGTCTGCCAAACCCTTCGGCACCAGGAAAAGCAAAGGCTTCTTCGTCAACTTGTGTGGGCTGCTGCTCTCCATTTTCTTCTTCCTGTTGCTCTTGTTCTTCTTCTGTAGGCTCTACTTCTTCTTGCTCTTCTTGTTTGGGGGTATCCGAAGGTGAGCTGCTGCTGCACGAAAACACCAGAAAAGGGAATATTAACAGTATGGTTTTTAGATATAGTTTCATCTTTTATGCTATTAATAATATGTTGTTTTTGATGTCTTGTGCATTTTTGAATTCACTAAGGTGAATGTTTAGTTATCCGTGGAGTTTGTTTAGTTTTTGATATATTAAAAATGGATACCCTAAAACTATGCTTTTAAGGTATCCATTTCATTAGGTCTATTAGTAGACCTCAAATTTAATCTATTATTATTATAATGTCACTCGCCATCTTGGGTCACCGGCAGAACTTTTTCCAGGAAATCCTGAATCTTTAATATTGAAATTATTATTTTCAGGATCAACCCAAAGTTCATCTTGTGTACTTCCGGCATTGCCTAGGGGTAAATTAGGAACTGCATTTAATGCTTCGCCTGTGTTATCATTAATATACCAAGAAAAGTCGTCAACAGTATAGGTATTGCTAACATCAAAAGATGTATTGGGCAGACCTTCGATGCCTGTTACCGGGTATTCTTCAGCCTCACCTGATTGATCCCAGGCATGACCATAGATGGTATTAGAAATAATTATGCCATTAGCA
This genomic stretch from Flavobacteriaceae bacterium GSB9 harbors:
- a CDS encoding glycoside hydrolase family 28 protein codes for the protein MKLSFFKGLLPSLFLGIILTTQVACKDKEKQVAEPDPFDEAEAIINSIKIPEFKDATYSILDFGAVADGETLNTKAIAAAIDSCSNSGGGKVVIPAGDFLTGPIVLKSNVNLHLEEGANVLFSTNHKDYLPVVHTSYEGVELMNYSPLIRAYKQKNIAVTGKGTLNGQASNTNWWPWCGKDSYGWVEGAPKQHDSINLPTLRKMNEAQVPVSERVFGEGHHIRPTFFEPFECENVLLEGVTFTNAPFWVIHPLKCNYVRVDGVTVSSHGPNNDGCDPEYCKNVHITNCTFDTGDDCIAIKAGRNEDGRRVNIPSENIVVENCDMKDGHGGVVLGSEISAGVRNVFARNCKMDSPNLDRAIRIKTNTLRGGFVENLYVKNIQVGQVKEAALKINLHYGIYANQEGGFIPKINNVHLEDITVENSGKYGILIKGREEAVIQNVSLTNVHIKNAKTPLSVEYSEPIVFKNTTINGKEQ
- a CDS encoding glycoside hydrolase family 88 protein, which encodes MKKATIYIALFALAVGLFTSCKDTKKENVQEETATVEKVVPEDLKWSERMMLSEIHRFPEATKLDFSTKPRWTYTPGLVLSACSRVYEATNNKKYYDYIYDYADTLIDSTGTIDTYSLEKQNLDMIKSGDVLLFLYPITKEERFLTAMHTLDKQLQSQPSTSEGGYWHKKRYPHQMWLDGLYMAEPFHVRYAKEYVDDEEEKQDIYNHAVLQFDLIQKHSRDEKSGLLYHGWDESREQKWADNETGNSQHFWSRGMGWYGMAMVDVLDFLPEDHPGRERIIKYLNQYAEAVTKVQDESGLWWQVLDQGDREGNYLEATGTSMFTYTFAKGVRKGYLPEKYLDVAKKAYQALLDDLITVEENGVVNLNQCCAVAGLGGNPYRDGSFEYYIGETIRSNDPKGTGPFIMASLELNK
- a CDS encoding DUF4861 domain-containing protein; this translates as MKKLAILSLACLGLIACKDKKSNTETVENKAVSEEVVPQKTYAEISIAQGGTWVDGPRGHKEYDGGTSFKNVESLQVPAEHTDHSWFIRYEGPGWENSKIGYRLYLDWRNAIDIFGKKVDSIVLPFVGQDGFDSYHEPSPWGQDILKAGKSMGIGSYGRIVADTIVHFQKVENTFAKVENSEYSSSVHINYKGWETGGESIDLDSKLTIFPEGRHTIAELTPSKEITGLCTGIVNHGVAFHKKEGEKWAYIATYGVQTLASPPDNLGMALFYKLDDVAEQKDGQYDHLVIFKPTTSTISYYFLGAWEQEPNGIKTEEAFIADLDKKLESLNTTNAIQ
- a CDS encoding pectinesterase family protein; translated protein: MLKQAFFLIVLFSIISFSSHAQDLAFPTAEGFGKYTSGGRDGIVYTVTNLNDDGEGSLRKGIVKKEPRIIVFAVSGIIELKSDLDVNPGKGNLTILGQTAPGEGITLKGYPFTIKANNVIVRYLRFRMGDVNEVQGDALGCRDAKNVIIDHCSVSWATDENASFYNNKNFTLQWSIISEALNRSVHKKGAHGYGGIWGGVNVSFHHNLMASNNSRNPRFSGSKTTENSENEFVDFRNNVIYNWGENSIYGGEKGSYNIVNNYFKSGPATTSSKLDRIVSPSKPYGKFYVNGNHVEGFESISQNNWAGGVQCDNLEETKLNSEIDIDNNVKTTTASQALQSVLENAGANIYRDVVDTRIVQNTKSGKVSFKNGIIDSQKDVGGWPKLKHEMGKPDSDEDGIPDYWENKNGLNPNVKDSDLNTIDQNYSNIEVYANSLIDRTPKLTKINDEDFHFVVNANGSGDFKTVQEAIDAVPDFRKTETKIFIKNGIYKEKLVLPSSKINVTFVGEDKNKTILTNDDYAKKQNAFGEEMGTTGSSSFFVFGNNFKAKNITFENSAGPIGQAVAVRVDGDKVIFENCRFLGFQDTLYLHGNNSRQYYKDCYIEGTVDFIFGWSTGYFENCEIYCKSNGYVTAASTDKNTKYGFVFKGCKITGNANEATFYLGRPWRDYAQTVFIDCYMDKHIKPEGWHNWGKSHAEKTTFYGEYNSSGPGASNKRVKWSKKISEKDLEHYSKKNVLGGTDNWIPEL
- a CDS encoding pectate lyase, with amino-acid sequence MKLYLKTILLIFPFLVFSCSSSSPSDTPKQEEQEEVEPTEEEQEQQEEENGEQQPTQVDEEAFAFPGAEGFGRHTTGGRGGKVLFVTTLEDYGKGSLREAVNTPGARYILFKVSGTIRLLSELKINNGNVTIAGQTAPGDGICLKNYPVTINADNVIIRYLRFRMGDEAQQEGDALGSRFHKNIIIDHCSMSWSTDETVSIYNNENTTLQWCFITESLRNSVHDKGSHGYGGIWGGRKASFHHNLLAHHDSRNPRLGEAAGSAFALTDLVDLRNNVIYNWQGNSAYGGEAMNVNIVNCYYKPGPVTTKDTRIMSIDKNKVEGTEVYDIWGKFYIDGNHVEGSTQVTNDNWTYGVYNQFHHSYGTVSEEDKATMKLSEPHNINNNVTTHTAVDAYNRVLAYGGASYKRDAIDTRIADEVKNGSYTYEGSNGSTKGIIDTQNDVGGWPELKSETPPTDTSGDGMPDDWKVEMKLKVEENNPNGHDLSTGYENIEVYINSLVTSITENQNK